TGAACTAATTCTTTGCGGTGTAAATATCTTTCAAATTAATATCTTCCCACCCGCATTTATTTTACCGCAAAGTACGCAAAGAGCGCAAAGTGGTCATATGATTTGTAATAAATATTAGCTTGTTGACTATAAATGAACAGGCATGAATCGGCTGTAGTGAGTGAACTAAGCGAAGCAGAGAGAACGAACGAAAGACGATTGATGCACTAAACTGAAGGGGACGGGCCGAAGCATGAGGCCGGTTCCCGGGTCTCTAAACACTAATCTTCACTTCCCGACATTACGGGTGAGGCGAGACACATCAGCGGCTCACCTCATCCGGCAACTACTTACTGCAATTCACATGGAGTGGAGTAAGAAGATATGAGTGAATTATGCAGCAAGCCTGAGAGTGGGGATGTCATAGTGTGGGGTTTGTGGTGATCGCTATATTGAAACGAGTTCATAATCAGCCCGCCCCGCATCACACTTTTACATTCCCATTACTAAAAGCATCCAGCATAGAAGTGTAATACCATGCAACCGAGTCCTTTGAGGCATTGAAGATATCCCACACACCATCCCCCAGCCTGTCATAGTCCCTGATGATGTCCCGAATATTGGCTAATTTGTCTGCACAGGAGAGCAGCTTCACATCCCGGCCTGCATTTTTGATAAAGTCAATGGTATGTACCTTGCGCTCGGGCCAGGTCTTACTTTTTCCCCCGTCCGCATTTAACAGTTCTTCCGGCTCAGAAGCCCCATCTACCAGGGTCGCCACCTCATCACCGAACTTATCTCTGATATCTGACAGTGTGTAATCCTCATCTTCTACAACATCATGCAGCAATCCGGTGATGAACACGTGCTCAGGGGCATTATTCTTCATGAGGGTGGAGGCAATGTCCAGAGGAAAAAATCTCTAAAACTCTAAAAAGTATTTATAATCATAAGGCTAATATTATTTTATGTTTAAGTTTCTCCATGCAGCAGATATTCATCTGGACAGCCCTCTGCACAAACTTGATCATTATGAAGGGGCACCGGTCGAAGAGATACGTCAAGCAACACGGAGGGCATTTGAGAACTTAATCAATCTCGCTATCGCTGAAAAGGTTGCATTTGTACTGCTTGCTGGTGACCTATACGATGGCGACTGGAAGGATTACAACACGGGATTATTTTTCTCCTCACAGATGAGCAAACTGCGTGAAACCGGCATTCCCGTTTACATCATCGCGGGTAACCATGATGCTGCCAGCAAGATTACAAAAACACTCAAGCTTCCAGAAGGTGTAAAAATATTTTCAGCTGATACACCTGAAACAGTGCTGGTGGACAAGCTTGATGTGGCAATCCACGGTCAAAGCTTTGCTTCACCTTCGATAAAAAAAGATCTCTCATCAGGATATCCTTACGCTATCGAGGATTGCTTCAATATAGGAATGCTACACACCTGCGTGACAGGAAAGGAAGGACATGAGCCATACGCTCCCTGTACACTCGATGGTTTGCAATCGAGAGGCTATGATTACTGGGCACTGGGTCATGTTCACAAACATGAGGTACTGCTGGAAATACCACTGACCATTTTTCCTAGAAACATTCAGGGACGGCACATTCGCGAGACTGGACCTAAAGGATGTGTGCTCGTTACAGTGGATGAAAGAAGGCGACCCTATGCAAATTTCAAGCCACTTGACGTTATTCGCTGGTTTGAGATAGAAACAGACGTTTCGGCAGCTGAGACTGGATATGACGTGGTTGAGAAAATTGGTGAGCATCTCGAAAGACTTTTGGAAGAAAACCAGGAACTCCCGTTGGTTGTGCGGCTTAAAATTGTAGGAGACTCGAGGGCTCATAATGAACTTGCATCAGATATGGAGCGGTGGACCAATGAATTCCGCTCGTCAGCCGGAGACATGAGTGGTGGAAAGATATGGATTGAAAAGGTAAAGCTCCACACGGAACCACCTATAGAGATGATGGAATCTATGAGCGAACCGATGGCTGAACTTATCCAATACCTTGATGAACTCCGGGCTGATCCGGAGCTCTTACGTACATTGACTGTGGATATTGAAAATCTCAGAAAAAAGCTTCAGGGGGAGCTTATAGAAGGTGATGATGCCGTCAGACTGGATGATGCTGATTGGTTGGCAGCTGTGCTTGAAGATGTGCAACCCATGCTCATCCACCGTCTATTGAAGGAGGAGGGTTCAAAATGAAAATCCTTCAATTGAATCTACTTGCATTTGGGCATTTCACAGACACCCAGATCGACCTCAGTAAAGGTGAGGAAGGGTTCCACATCATATACGGTTCCAACGAGGCAGGCAAGAGTTCTGCTCTCAGGGCGCTTCAGCAGATGCTCTATGGCATTGATACTCGGTCTTCAGATAATTTTCTCCATCATCACAGCAAGATGCGAATCGGTGGAGTACTCAGACACAGCAATGGAAGTGAGCTTGATTTTATCCGCCGTAAAGGGAGGGTGAACACCATTCTGGCAGGAGATACCGAAGAAGTGCTGGAGGAATCCCTGCTTGAGACGTTTTTAGGTGGTGTCGATGCTGATACTTTCACCACCATGTTTGGTATTGACCATTCCAAGCTCGTGAAGGGCGGCGAGAAGATCCTCGAAGGTGGGGGGAACATTGGTCAGGCATTGTTTGCAGCAGGATCTGGAATCACAGACCTCCGAAAGGTCCAGAATGATCTTCGAGACGAGGCGGAAGAACTTTTTACCCCAACTTCAAGAAAGAAGATAATCGATGAATCACTATCAGATTTCAAACAGAAGAAAAAAGAAATTCGTGAAGCACAGCTTCCAGCACAAGAATGGCAGCGGCATGAGCAGGAACTACGCAATGCAGAAAAGCGCATAGGTGAAGTGACAGTTGAGTTTGAAGAGAATTGGGCCGAAAAAAACTATCTCGGTAGGATTGGTGAGGCATTACCTTTAATTGGAAAGCGCAAAGAGCTTCTTGAGGAATATATATCCTACGCGGATGTTGTTCTTCTCCCTGAGGACTTTGGTGAACGTCGGGGTGATTTCGTTACCAAACTGCGTATTGCAGAAAATGAGAGAGATCAAGCCACAAAAGCAATTGAAGAAATTGAGACGTCTATTGAAAGTATTGATATCTCTGAAGCTGTGCTTAAGAATGCTAAGTTGATCGATGAATTATATAAGGAGCTAGGCAGTCATCAAAAGGCGGCAAGGGATCTCATAAAGCTTCAGACGGAAAGGAGCATTATCAGGAGCGAGGCAAAAGAGATTATTTCTGGACTCCGCGATGATCTTACACTGGATGAGGCTGAGAAACTCCGGCTGAAGAAAATAAAGATCGTAGAGATTCGAGAACTTAGCACAAGATATGACTACCTATTGACCAAACTGGAGAACTCACAAGAGAGGGTGCCAAAGCTATCCTCTCAGATTGTCACAATCGAGGCGGAGCTGGAGTCTTTAGGAGCACCACTTGCAGTCGACAACCTCAGAGACGTCGTAGAGCGAGCCAAAAAATACGAACCTCAGGAAGATTATTATCATTCCGAGTCTGAAGAGATCCGTAATGTTCAGAATTCACTTAAAAACACTATTAAAAAACAAATATTATGGCAGGGCACTCTTGAAGAGCTTGAAAAAATTTATCTGCCTTCAATCGAGACGATTGACACCTTCGAGACTCGCTTTGAAGAGCATCAGAGAAAGGAATCTGAATTTCAATTAAAAATTCAAGAGTTGGAAGATGCTCTTTTAGAGAATGAAGGACAGTTCACGGAACTACAACTGGAACAGGATATACCCACCGAAGAGGATCTTGAGAAGGCAAGACAACATCGGCAAGATGAATGGGGGCTAATTCGCTGTGCTTTGGATGGATGCAAGGAAACCGATGAAACGGTGGAAACTTTTGTCAGGTCTTTTCAACCTGAAGATACGCTGACTGGCGCTTACGAACTCAGTGTTAAAAGGGCTGATGAGCTTGCGGATCGACTGAGGCGCGAAGCAGATAGTGTGGCAAGAAAAGCAAAACTCATTGCAGATTCCGAAACAAAGAAGAACAAGTTAGCGTATTGGAAGAATCTATTTGGAGAAGCTAAAAAAGAAGTTGCAGATATCCGAGATGTCTGGAATGGACTTTGGAAAGAAACCGGGATGTCCCCAGGATCACCGAAGGAGATGCGAGCCTGGACGCATGATCAGAGGGTCATTGTAGATAAGTTCTTAGAGCTTCG
The Methanosarcinales archaeon DNA segment above includes these coding regions:
- a CDS encoding HD domain-containing protein, translated to MKNNAPEHVFITGLLHDVVEDEDYTLSDIRDKFGDEVATLVDGASEPEELLNADGGKSKTWPERKVHTIDFIKNAGRDVKLLSCADKLANIRDIIRDYDRLGDGVWDIFNASKDSVAWYYTSMLDAFSNGNVKV
- a CDS encoding DNA repair exonuclease; this encodes MFKFLHAADIHLDSPLHKLDHYEGAPVEEIRQATRRAFENLINLAIAEKVAFVLLAGDLYDGDWKDYNTGLFFSSQMSKLRETGIPVYIIAGNHDAASKITKTLKLPEGVKIFSADTPETVLVDKLDVAIHGQSFASPSIKKDLSSGYPYAIEDCFNIGMLHTCVTGKEGHEPYAPCTLDGLQSRGYDYWALGHVHKHEVLLEIPLTIFPRNIQGRHIRETGPKGCVLVTVDERRRPYANFKPLDVIRWFEIETDVSAAETGYDVVEKIGEHLERLLEENQELPLVVRLKIVGDSRAHNELASDMERWTNEFRSSAGDMSGGKIWIEKVKLHTEPPIEMMESMSEPMAELIQYLDELRADPELLRTLTVDIENLRKKLQGELIEGDDAVRLDDADWLAAVLEDVQPMLIHRLLKEEGSK
- a CDS encoding AAA family ATPase, encoding MKILQLNLLAFGHFTDTQIDLSKGEEGFHIIYGSNEAGKSSALRALQQMLYGIDTRSSDNFLHHHSKMRIGGVLRHSNGSELDFIRRKGRVNTILAGDTEEVLEESLLETFLGGVDADTFTTMFGIDHSKLVKGGEKILEGGGNIGQALFAAGSGITDLRKVQNDLRDEAEELFTPTSRKKIIDESLSDFKQKKKEIREAQLPAQEWQRHEQELRNAEKRIGEVTVEFEENWAEKNYLGRIGEALPLIGKRKELLEEYISYADVVLLPEDFGERRGDFVTKLRIAENERDQATKAIEEIETSIESIDISEAVLKNAKLIDELYKELGSHQKAARDLIKLQTERSIIRSEAKEIISGLRDDLTLDEAEKLRLKKIKIVEIRELSTRYDYLLTKLENSQERVPKLSSQIVTIEAELESLGAPLAVDNLRDVVERAKKYEPQEDYYHSESEEIRNVQNSLKNTIKKQILWQGTLEELEKIYLPSIETIDTFETRFEEHQRKESEFQLKIQELEDALLENEGQFTELQLEQDIPTEEDLEKARQHRQDEWGLIRCALDGCKETDETVETFVRSFQPEDTLTGAYELSVKRADELADRLRREADSVARKAKLIADSETKKNKLAYWKNLFGEAKKEVADIRDVWNGLWKETGMSPGSPKEMRAWTHDQRVIVDKFLELRGRIAKADKLNKSIQMHRGKLNQCLNSISEPPAEDGETLTDLIRRSQKIIEGQDELKYKRKLAIRDKSRLEEELNDFKSQVEQIEEDLSQWQKQWEDAIQPLGLEGDSRPSQADAVMDDLQKLFEKLKEAKGLHERIKGIESDAEGFTTRVFNLAENVAQDLKELHFEQVVTELNARLASSKTAKSELKTLKKQQNQELKKYTDAESSISKIKLDLDVMCKEAGCSRYEELPEVEKRSSKRRQIEEKLEYLDEKLLMLSAGATVEDLRLFNLFWINGSWQKRLTAEYAEDRRGLLFFCRVEPIAHLLLG